The genomic segment ttgaacaataagaaagactgggcaaaaatgtcATCTATGGGAGATTTACAAGGACTCATTCTTTTTAACACTCTTTGCTATTCTCCATGGCCAGCTGACGGATCTACAACAATACAAGCAAGCCCACAGAGCAGTTGTACCACATTAATTGGGATGTCTCCTGCACTTATGAAGTCACGAGGGCTCAAAAAGgctacaaaaaaatttaaaaagttccaAATTTCAGCCCAGATGGGATACATTGGTGGCCTATAAGTCAAACAATTGTCATACTGATGGCTGATTTGTATGGTTTCATGGAATTAatacaaaaaagtaaaacaaccAAAAGGGGGAGGGGGTGGGAAGCAGACCAAATTTAGTATGAATATTGATTTTCGTCTGTTAATGGGAAACAAGCTCAAACTTAAATGTGACCTAACTGACAATATTGCTGATCGTCCTCAATCCCTGAAgtcgtcatcatcatcctctGCAGACTGAGTCAGAGCAGCAGAAATGTATGCTTCTGTCAGAGGTTATGAAATAATAGACATGCGTGGTGCCGGTCAATAGTGAGACTCAAACACGCAAGTTTAGTGGCACTAAAGTCTGATTATATTctgaatttaaattttttttttctaatttcccCAGGCAACAGCCGCAGCCAACAACATCTCAGCGACACCAACGTTCCTGTTCTTCAGGAACCGGGTGCGGGTCGATCAGTACCAGGGGGCAGACGCTGCAGGTCTGGAGGAGAAGATCAAACAGCACACAGAGAACGACCCTGGAAATAGCGAGGACTCCGACATTCCTAAGGGATATGTGAGTGGATAATGTTCCTGATGGCTTTTGATTGTCCGCTGGCTATCCGCAGTGctcaaataaagaaataatctGTGCATTTATTGCTAGTTGAATACAGCAGTCACGAAGTTAGGGAAAAGGTCATTAGTCATTGTCTCCTTTAGGGATGTGCTTTTGCTTACGAATGCCAGCTCAGTACGTTCCCCTATGTTTACATTTCTCCTGAGTTATTTTACAAAGTTAGAAAAGCTGTTTAAGCTGAGCCTGGTGTAAAGAATGGTTCACAGTCTCTTCCTCACAGTGAGAAATAAAGCTATTGATCTAAGGTGATTATTGATCAGTACTCTACATCAGCATTTGAAAAAGTTGGACCAGTGCATCATGAGCCAACTTGACTACCAGTAAAGGTGTGAGTCAATCCAGTTGTCccatatttctgtattttttcagTGTAAGATATATATTCATTGTGGTATTATTTAGAAAAGCAGCATGTCGGATagcattgttttttaaaaatgaactttaattaaaataaaaagggaTTAAAGTTCATATTTAATAGTTCTTATGTCAATTTTCATCAAACCCAATAAGacattcttacatttttttagtACCCTTAAGGCTGAGGGTTCTCATCAGTGTTGGTGTGTTATTTGTGGTAGATGGCAGTGGGCCACGCCCCCAAGCAGACAGCAtaacattttcactttttccaGTGCTGGCAGCTCTTTCCAACAAGGAACTGAAGTCACTGCGCTAAACCACCAGACTATTGacacaaatgtgtgttttaccTCACCTGACACAGGAGCTGTTTCATCCACTGCTTCctaaacaaataaattattttgtcTTAATGTGTAACTTCTGTGTTTTAATAGTTCAGTTTGAATAAAAGATAAAGTTATAAAATACAAAGTCCACACAAAAACAGACCAACAAACTGCTATCTATGATAAAAAGCGTTGTTTTGTCAGCTTTCTTTCTTCACAGCGCCTGGACTTTGTCGCCTGTTGCCACTTATGACATTATAAGTTAAGATGTAGCTTTAAAGTTTGAGTTAGTGTTCAGATGAATCACCACCACATCATGTCACCATTAATAATACTGTCTAATCTTATCTTGATAATCCACTCATACGTTTCAAAAACTAAACATCATCCAGCCGTACTCTGTACTAAACCGATGTAAGCACTGATTCGACAGTAATACTCTGATTCAGTAAAAAATGATAGAAAAATACCATAAATAGCCCAACTCTGTGTGAAAACACGTGCAAGCTATGCCACAGATGAATGAAAAGGTTAAATAAATGTGTATGTAAACCTGCTGCAGTACACACATGAACCACTACGATGAATCAGGCTTCATAAATATCGAGCCGTACATGAAGTTTGAACTGAATAAATGAGTTTGCctcctctgctgtgtttcagaTGGACCTCATGCCTTTTGTGAACAAAGCCGGTTGCGAGTGCCTCAACGAGAGCGACGACTGCGGCTTCGACAACTGTTTGATCAAAGACTCGTCCTACCTGGAGTCTGACTGCGATGAACAGGTTCGAGTTTTCGCTTCACGCGGGAAGTTTAAACATTACAAGTTTAAAGTTCTCACGAAATCAGTACCCCGCTCAGCCTGGATGTTATTGCCTCAAAGAAGCTGGTTTCACATTGAGAATGCCTAATAGATGACTTGCctcttaaaaacatgtttaatttgTTTGGACCTCTTAAAATGTGACGACACATTTTCAGGGGTTTATCCTCATATGAAATATTTGGATAATCATGATACTTTTAAAGTGGTGTtcctgatcttttttttttttccccacgtATTTCTTATTCTTTCTAATATTTGTCTCCTGAATACTCAAGAGAGAAATTTTTGGCATATGGTTTTAATGACCctgaattttgattttttcttctctttatgtTCATGACACTTTTAAACAGGAATGTAAACTAGCTAAAACGTATTGTgcgtttaaaaaaatgaaacaaaaatatacaataaatatCTTCATTTCAGACAACATAACCAGCACGAGAGGCTTTGCTGattatatttattgatttaacAAATCCCTCCCATATCATAATGTCTAAAGTCAACAGACTCGACATTTagacattttcaaacaatacaAAATAATCTGAAACTCTCAGGTTTGTTCAGGAGACTGAAACAAAGCTAAAACTAACTGAAACCCTTAGTCTGCTCTCATTCTCTGTTTACCTCCTTAATAAACTTTGTTACATGTGGCCCATCAACCTGATGgatgttttcctttttaaatctTGTCCAGTTGTTGATAACGATCGCCTTCAATCAGCCTGTGAAGCTCTTCTCTATGAAACTACTGTCCTCAGACTTTGGTGAGTGTTTCTCCTGCTGACATTAGTCACAGCCTCTGGAGCATCTGGAGGCGCTGACATGAACTTTGTCAGTTTTCgagtgataaaaaaaatcatcttcttccttttgtgtctcatttttttctttatttttcactctCTGTCAGCCCAAGCCCCTAAGGTGGTGAAGGTGTTTATCAATCTCCCTCGGTCGATGGGGTTTGACGACGCAGAGCGGAGCGAAGCCACTCAGACTCTGGAGCTGTCTGAGGAAGATTACAAAGAAGACGGTTTGATTCCTCTGCGCTACGTCAAGTTTCAGAACGTACAGAGTGTTACAGTAAGGACCCAACTACCAACAGTACCTCTGAAACATTACTGCGGTTAGATCTTAATGCATTagaaatgtattttaagaaGGTTGTTAATGAGCAGCAGAAGAGGCCGTGATGCAAAAGGCAAAAATCCTCAAGTATAtacaatacagggagtgcagaattattaggcaaatgagtattttgtccacatcatcctcttcatgcatgttgtcttactccaagctgtataggctcgaaagcccactaccaattaagcatattaggtgatgtgcatctctgtaatgagaaggggtgtggtctaatgacatcaacaccctatatcaggtgtgcataattattaggcaacttcctttcctttggcaaaatgggtcaaaagaaggacttgacaggctcagaaaagtcaaaaatagtgagatcttgcagagggatgcagcagtcttaaaattgcaaagcttctgaagcgtgatcatcgaacaatcaagcgtttcattcaaaatagtcaacagggtcgcaagaagcgtgtggaaaaaccaaagcgcaaaataactgcccatgaactgagaaaagtcaagcgtgcagctgccaagatgccacttgccaccagtttggccatatttcagagctgcaacatcactggagtgcccaaaagcacaaggtgtgcaatactcagagacatggccaaggtaagaaaggctgaaagacgaccaccactgaacaagacacacaagctgaaacgtcaagactgggccaagaaatatctcaagactgatttttctaaggttttatggactgatgaaatgagagtgagtcttgatgggccagatggatgggcctgtggctggattggtaaagggcagagagctccagtccgactcagacgccagcaaggtggaggtggagtactggtttgggctggtatcatcaaagatgagcttgtggggccttttcgggttgaggatggagtcaagctcaactcccagtcctactgccagtttctggaagacaccttcaagcagtggtacaggaagaagtctgcatccttcaagaaaaacatgattttcatgcaggacaatgctccatcacacgcgtccaagtactccacagcgtggctggcaagaaagggtataaaagaagaaaaactaatgacatggcctccttgttcacctgatctgaaccccattgagaacctgtggtccatcatcaaatgtgagatttacaaggagggaaaacagtacacctctctgaacagtgtctgggaggctgtggttgctgctgcacgcaatgttgatggtgaacagatcaaaacactgacagaatccatggatggcaggcttttgagtgtccttgcaaagaaaggtggctatgttggtcgctgatttgtttttgttttgtttttgaatgtcagaaatgtatatttgtgaatgtggagatgttatactggtttcactggtaaaaataaataattgaaatgggtatatattaaCAAATCATATtaacaaaaaacatatttgttttttgttaagttgcctaataattctgcacagtaatagtcacctgcacacacagatatccccctaaaatagctaaaactaaaaacaaactaaaaactacttccaaaaacattcagctttgatattaatgagttttttaggttcattgagaacatggttgtcgttcaataataaaattattcctcaaaaatacaacttgcctaataattctgcactccctgtagaagTAGATCCTGTAGGTGGGGGAAAAGCTTTTAGAGGTTTATTTGTGGGATAGTCGCCACAATTGTGAGTTATAGGAAAAAGACTTCCCTCTTGGAGGAATTTGGAGAAGTAGCTTGGGAAGGGTTGCCCTATGGACACATTGCACGCTGGCAGAATCAATGAAtagttaaagaaaaacattttttgtgtgtttttgttgaattgttaaatgcattttcttttttttccccttcagttGTTCATTAAGTCAAACCAAGGAGGCGAGGAGACGACAAAAATCAACTACCTGACATTCATAGGCACTCCGGTGCAGGCCACTAACATGAACGATTTCAAAAGGGTGaggagcagctgcagcagcctgtgCTCATTTGTGTAGAGCAGTGTTTGACACTCACCCATGTTTTGTCCCCACACAGGTCGTAGGGAAGAAAGGCGAGAGTCACTGAGCAGGAGAACGAaggggaggatgaggaggaggctgAAGATGCATCCAAGGACTTTCCCCCTCTCTGCCAAAGCTGTCACACACACGATGCtcacttacaaacacacacacagggcctCCAACTGTCCTCCTCGAGCTCTGAATGAATGCTCCACCTGTGGAGTCTATAAatcatttgtattttaattcTGATGGAACCTCTGTAAATAAAACACGATCCTTTTTCAAAGGCATGTGCGTCAGTCTTGATTTcttttagtagtagtagtaacaCCACGAAGACATGGCTGCTGGAAGGTTATACTATTATTCACTATTATTTAGTCAGAACAAATGCTATTGGTTTATTGATGCATGACAAGCTGTGACCTGAAACATGGAAAACAAAATGTGCTTTCAGTTTTATCACCACTCAAACTATTCCTCTCACAGGTATCAGCCATGACCTGAAAATCCACTTGCTCTTTCCTCTCTGTGATAAAGTTTCTTACACTCCTTGTTtctgagaggtgaaatgtcagCGCTAACTATTCATTTGGATCAGAACaaattctgctgttcaataTGTTTGAGTGTTTCTCCTGAAGGACCCGGTGACTATTCCCTGTGGACACAACCACTGTATGAACTGTATTAAAAGCTACTGGGATGAAAAGGATCAGACTGAAACCTACAGGTGTCCTCAGTGCAGGCAGACCTTCAGtgtagacagacagacagattgtatgaagtatgaagagttggacagcaccagagCCAGACATGATTCACACCTACCtacctactggctgaagaagctaactgcacttggcagcacaaatgaaccagttGCTGATCATCTGCTAGAAACTGATTTCTGATGTTTCCTTGTGTTTTTATATCTAATGTTTTTACTTATTTTGGTTTGTTGCTTCAAGGCAACACTGTGCGACAAGGGTAGTCAAACACCAAGTTATTCTATAATATGTTTTATTAGCACAACAAGgatgaacaaataaacaatgtaAACATTTCACAGAACAATAAAACACCAAAGTACATCCAACATTTGACCCTAACCCcatgcacgcacacgcacacacacacacgatgtgTTTCCATCACTTTTGGGGACATTACATTAACTTACATTCATTTCCTGGAGACTTATCCTGAGCCTACCCATCACAAGTCCCTGCCTGAACCTTACCCTAACCCTGTTCCAAGCCTTCACCCTAAAATTTTATGATTTACCTTCCAATTTGTCCCCATAAAGTAAGTGAGACCTCACAATGTGAGTGTGTAAACAGATTTGTGTCCCCACAACAATAAGTAATAcacgtccacacacacacaattacttTACCAACTGACCCCTGACCTCCTAAGTGTCCctcaaaaaaaagtaaagtaaaagtaaaaaacattGACTATGATCatataaatgcacacaaacacatctctaCACACATATGCTAATGCATTATATTGCCTGAAAAAAATTAGGCTAACTACACAGTGTTGCCTTGAGGCAACAAATGAAAATTAACAGTTttaatgtataaataaatttcAAAAAGTAGAACAAACAATCAAATATACTTCTTAACATATTCATGCACATACAAGtatttttatatacatttatttcacTATAAACATGTAAAATAGTGATCTTTATCTTACCTCCTAATGGAGATGTCTCATCTTGCAGAAAGGGgtccccccccaccccaaacTTAAAGTCACACCACCTTCAACTCATCATTTTATTGGAAAGAGATGTGCCTCGTAGCattatttgaagaaaaaaaaagtttttttgaaGGGCCAGTGTGAGGCATGAAAATGTGGTTTGTTGCCTCAGGGCAACGCTAGCAGTAGAGTTCATGATAACACGACTGCCCGCGAACAGATACTGGAATGCCTGGACACTAGGGGCTCGAGCCCTTAACAGGAACTCAGTGGAAATGTGGCGAACATCACTAAAAGATGCATTTTCacaaaaactgtattttcatagcTTTTATAACCGTGTACTGCAGCTGTTATGTCACCTAGCTATGTTACACAAAGCAATGAGCTGTCATTTCCATGACTACGCATTTGTTACGTAGCTGCTTCTGGGAAGTGGCGTGAATCACTAACTTCCCTGTGGTGCTCGGTTATAAAAAGGGGCTCAAAAGGACCGATTATAAGTCTGCAGCTTTTACTAGAACTGCCAAACAATTAGTGTGGTGAGTAAGAGCGGCTCTGTTCAGCAGAGCAACAGTGGGCTAGAGACAGAGGGGTAGACTCAAACATTTCATCTATTCATTCTTAAAAAAGCTCATTAAGTTAATTTAtatcttttaatttttattcaaaTCATATTACAAATCTGTTCTCAACTAATGCTAATGCCAGGAATTGTTCTTTTAAACAGATTTGTATTTGGAAGTTTGCAGTTGTTCACTTATTGTTTTCGCTGTTTAATGTAATTACTAACATGTGCAGATCCCACTGTTTTGTTACTGTTTCCTCCGACGTGCTGATGGAAATACTGTTCAGGTTAGACAGAttgtgaatgttgtgagtagATGCACAGCCTTGCACCATGCCTCTGATTAAGCGTATCAGAACAAAATCAATAAACGTTATTTGTTGTATGATGGGCTGTAAATATGAGGGGGGAAACTCGCTATTTTGTTATAAACCAGTTCAACGGACACTATGTGTCACACTATGTATCTAAAAATGATGCTGAACAACTTTTAAACTTCAGTTAAGTTGTGAAACATGCTCAATAAGCTGGATCATGTTCACGGTCCGCCTGAAGAGGACGCCATTACACTGCAAGTTCTTATATATGTAATTATATATTATACTACGATGCAGTTACTTTAGTTTAACCTATCgataacatttacagtaataTATAAGTGAAGGTCTACCTGTGTTGAAACGTGAGCACAACACTTTtgcatttcttcttctcctttttccccTCTAAGGCTGTGGGCGTTTACGTGGAGCACGTGAAGGCGGCACGTTTGGGTCTGTTTAGCTCTGTCCGCTGCTCCCTGACAGTTGAAGAGGACACACAGAGGCACGAAACAGCGAGAAAGACAAAATGAAGGACGTCAATATTATGCGGATTCTCGTCATAATCCTGTGTGCGGTGGTTTTTGTTGCCGTTTTAGTCTTTAACGCTTTGGCCGGAGCGGGCAAAGGTAGGTGAAATATCGCTGTTCAAGAAGTGAGTTTCACAGAGCTcgaaaaagattaaaaacataACTGCAAAACTGTTAAAACTGCACACGGTGGTACATTctcagtgttttatttctggTTTTAGTTTTCTGCCTTCACAAAAGCTGTGTTTTCAGAAGTTTTGTTAACTGTTTACTGCAGCTGTTATGTAATGTCACCAACGTTTGTTACACAAACCAGTGAGCCGTCATTTCCAGGACTGCGCATTTACATAGCTGGTTCTGCTAACTGGCAGGAGTAACAATAACACAGCTCACAAACTTCCCAGAGTTTGTTATAGTTAT from the Oreochromis niloticus isolate F11D_XX linkage group LG7, O_niloticus_UMD_NMBU, whole genome shotgun sequence genome contains:
- the txnl1 gene encoding thioredoxin-like protein 1 produces the protein MVGVKVIGSDPDFQPELAAAGSRLAVVKFTMAGCRPCIRIAPAFNMLSNKYPQVVFLEVDVHVCQATAAANNISATPTFLFFRNRVRVDQYQGADAAGLEEKIKQHTENDPGNSEDSDIPKGYMDLMPFVNKAGCECLNESDDCGFDNCLIKDSSYLESDCDEQLLITIAFNQPVKLFSMKLLSSDFAQAPKVVKVFINLPRSMGFDDAERSEATQTLELSEEDYKEDGLIPLRYVKFQNVQSVTLFIKSNQGGEETTKINYLTFIGTPVQATNMNDFKRVVGKKGESH